The sequence GGGATTGGAGCACAAAATTATAAAACATTTGAAGATGTTTTTATTGCTGTGAAGAATGGAGAGGTCGAATGTGGAGTTTTACCAATTGAAAACTCTACAACAGGATCAATAAATTTAGTTTATGATCTTTTAGAAAAATATAACCTTTTCATAGTGGGAGAGGTTTGTATAAGGATAATTCAAAATCTGATAGGAAATAAAGATGCTCGGTTAGAGGATATTAAAGAGATATACTCACATCCCCAAGGATTTGAACAAAGTAAAAAGTTTATAGATTCTTTAGGAGAAATTAAGCATATAAATTATCATAATACTGCTTTAAGTGTAAAATATGTGAAAGATTCAAATTCTTTAGAAAAAGGAGCTATTGGGAGCAAAAGAGCCTGTGAAATTAATGATTTAAAAATTCTAAAAGAGAATATCAACGATAACTTAGATAATAAAACCAGATTTATTATTGTGGAGTCTTGTATAAAAAATAGTTTAGCAAATAATAAAATCACAGTTGGAGTAAAATTAAAACATGAAGTTGGAAGTTTGTATAAAATATTAGGGGAATTCTATAAGCGAGGGATAAATTTAACAAAAATTGAATCAAGGCCTGTAGGAGATGGGACATTTTCCTATAACTTTTATATTGATTTAGAGGGAAATTTATCTGATAGTAATTTAAAAGAGGCTCTTAGTCAGATAAGGCTCGGAGTTGAAAAGTTAAAAATATATGGGACATATAAAAAATGTGAAATTAGATAATAAAAAACTTCCTTTATAGTAGTAGTTTTACCCTAGAAGCATCTACTATTATAAAGGAAGTGTATGAATAAAAATTAATTTTTTAATTAGTTAAATCTAGTATGAGAATTTATATCCAAATCCTAAAGTAACTCTTGAATAATCAAGTGATTTTTTATGAGAGTCAGTTGCTCCATCTACAGTTCCTTTAACTTTAGCTTGGTTAGCTTGGTACATAATATCTACAGTAAAGTTATTATATTCCATTCCTGTTCCAACACCATAGTAGAAACCATCATCTATTTTAGTTGAATAGTTAACACCTGCAATCTCTCCATCTTTTGAATTAAAATTAAATGAGTATCCTACGTTAGCTTTTACGTATGGAGTAATTCCATTTTCAAAAGTAGTAAAATTATACTTTCCAACTACATATAAAGGTGCAGAATCATATTTTCCAATTTCATAGTTTACACCATTTCTATTTTCTGATTTTAATCCAGCATGATTTTGGTAAGCTACCCCAAGTCCTAACTCAAAGTTATCAGTTATATTTCTTGTATTTTCTATAGCAAATTCATAACCCATTTTTTTAGTATCTCCATTAGATACTTTTATTCCATTTTTTTCATGATAGATTGAGTGTGAATCATATTGTGACCATACATCTAAACCTGTTCTTATATATAAATTATTTTTAGTAGTTGCTACAACAACCTCTTCAACTGGAGCTATTATAACCTCTTCTGTAATAATGATTTCTTCTACAACTTCAACTGGTTGAGCAACTTCTTTAGCATAAGCTGTTGTTCCTAAAGCGATAAGTGATAATAAAAATAATTTTTTCATAATTTTTGAATCCTCCCTAAAAACTTTTGTAAATAAATTATATTACAAATAAAAAAAAATAACTATTTGAAATCTATTACAAGTAAAAAAGGTAAGAGACTGCATAATACGAAGAAATTAAAACTATTAGATTAAATTTTTTTAAATATTATCTGGCCACTTTAAAATATGAATAGTCTTTCCAACTTTAGATATTACTTTAGCGTCATCAAGTTCTTTTAAAACTTTTCGTAAGTGTCGATCAGAGACTTTTAAAAAACCAGCCATTTCTATATATTTAATTTTTTCAACTTTATTATTTTGTGAAAGCTCTTTTAAATAATTTAAAATTCGTTCATCTAAAGGTTTTTGGTGATAGCTTAAAATATGTGTCATAGTTGATGTTAATTTACTTGTTACAGTTCTTAGAAGTAGTTCGTAAAGTCTATCATTTCCAGAAATCATTTTTTTGAAATCTTCTCTTAAAATACCAATAACTATACAAGGTGTTAAAGCTTCAACATTTACATTTATATCTTTATTTTGAATATATTCTACTTCACCTAAAATTTGTAGAGGTTTGCAAAACTCAATGATAACCTCTTTATCTCCATAAAAGGCTGAATAGATTTTAATTTTTCCTTCTACAAAAAAATATAAAGACTGACTTTCCTCTTTAACAGAGAAGATCATCTCACCTTTTAAAAATCTTTTAATAAAAAATTTATCTAAAAGTTCGGGTTTCATATATTTTTCTAAATCATATTTTTTTAAATAATAGGTTATTTCATTTTTCATTTAAACTCCGTAATATTTTTATTTTCCGGCTATATATCCGGTTTTTTTATATAAAACTATGATACCTTATTTAAAGAATGAAAACAAGGAGAAATTAAAATGTTAGAAGTATTAGAAAAAGAGAAAATTAGTAAACTGATTATTCAATATTCTCTTCCAGCTTTAGTGGCAATGGGAGTAAATATTTTATATAATTTGGCAGATAGGTTTTTTATAGGTTACTATGTGGGAAGATTGGGGATTGCAGGTGTAAGTTTGACTATGCCTATATCAACATTAAATTTAGCTACAGGACTTTTATTTGGAATTGGTTCTGGAGTTCTTATGAGTATTAGCTTAGGGAAAAAAGATTTAAAAAGAGGAGAAAGTATTTTAGGAAATGGGTTATGTTTATTATTTTTAGTGGGAATACTTCAAAGTATAGGATTATTTTTATTTACAGATAAAGTGATAGTGGCGTTAGGTGGAACAGGAGATCTTTACTCTTATACTATGGACTATTTAAAACCGCTATCTTTAGGAGTATTTTTACAAGTTATGTACATAGGAACCAATGAAATGATAATAGGAAGTGGAGCTCCTAAAAAAGCTATGTTAATTGGTCTTGTAGGATGTTTAACAAATATTATTTTAGATCCAATTTTTATAAATGTTTTTAATTTAGGTATGAAAGGTGCAGCACTAGCAACAGTTATAGGAAACTTTATGGCAGTTACATTTCAATTGATATACTTAAGTAGATACAGTGAACATTTAAAACTAAAACTTAAAGAGTTATATTTAAAATGGGATAGAGTAAAAGAGCTTAGTACTATTGGAACACCAGCTTTTTTAGTTCAATTTTTTACAGCAATTGTAGTTGTATTGACAAACATAATTTTAAAAAGATTAGGTGGTGATTTATACATTGCAGCATTTGGAATTTTAAGTAGCTTGTATTTAATCGTATTTTTACCAATCGTTGCTATTTATCAAGGAACGCAACCAATTTTAGGATATAACTATGGACGTGAGAATACATCTCGAGTTGAAAAAATATGTAGAAAATCCTTAATTTATAGCACTGTAATAGCAACACTTGGATTTTTAGTGATAGCTTTAGCAAACGATTCAATTATGAATATTTTTGTTAAAGCGGATGAGCAGTTAAAAGCTGTAGCTATAGATAGCTCTAAAATTTACTTTTCTATGATATTCTTTTTAGGAATAAATGTTATAGGTGCAGGATATTTTCAAGCTATTGGTAAATTTAAGACGAGTTTAATTTTAAATATTTCAAAACAAGTTATTTTAACGATTCCATTGATATTTATTTTATCTTGGAAATTTGGAATAAAAGGGTTGTGGCTGGCAACAGCTTTAACAGAGGTATTAATGGCTTTTATTACCTTAATATATTTAAAGAAAGAAAATATAAAAATTGTTATATAAAAATTATTTAGTAGTGAAGATATCAATACTTCACTACTAAATTTAATTATAAAGTAAGAATTAAGATTTTTTAGCAATAATGAACTTAACTTTAGTTTGGTTAATGTGTTTAGTACTTTTAAGAAGAGATAAAAAATCTGATTTTATTGCCTCAATCTCGTCCTTCTGAAAAAATTTATCAAATGATAATCGATTAAGACGATTTTCCCACATTATACAGATTTCATCAGAGATTATACCAGAACTAGTTAGTTCAGAATCCTCTAAATCCTCATCAAGTAAAATTTCCATTCCTAAATTTTTTAGAATTGGAGAAATTTTTCGACCAGCTCTAAAGTCATAAATTCCATCATTCTTAGCTTCATCTTCAAACACTGCTAATTTATTTAGAGTTTCTTTAGAGAGTGGAGTGTGGCCTCGTAAAAGATCATCAATTTCAATAATTGCAATCCATCCATCATTTTTTAATTTATCAAACCAGTTTTTTAATATTTGTTCCATTTTGTTTGGAAAATAAGCAATAGCAAAGCTAGAAAATATTCCATCAATTTCTTTGGGAATATAGCTTAAATCGGATATATCCTTTTGTAAAATTGTGATATTATCAATTTTTTTATTTTCTAAAATTTCAAGTAGATTTTGATTTAAATCTATAGCAATAACTTCTTTTACCTTTTTAGAAAGAATTTCTGCAAAAGCTCCAGTTCCGCAACCAAGTTCTGCGACGACATAATCACTTTTAATTGGTAGTTTATTAACAATTAAACTCCATTTTCTATATTGTTGTTGATTTTCATACTCTGTTTTAAGTGACATGTTTTCCTCCTGGTAAAAGATTTGATTTGTCATAATAACAGATTATATCAATGTTTTCAAGTTATTATAATTTAATTGAATAAAAAATTATAATAACCTATAATAAAATTAAAGAAAAATTCATAGGAGAATGAAAATGATCAGAAGATTAGAGAAAAAAGATATAGATGTAGTTATTCAAATTTGGTTTGAGGAGAACAAAAGAGCTCATGATTTTATTCCTGAGAGTTATTGGTTAGGAAAGTTTGATGAAGTGAAAGATATTTTACCTCAAGCAGAGGTATATGTTTATGAGATTGATAATAAAATTAAAGGATTTATAGGTCTTATGGATAACTATATTGCGGGTATTTTTATAGCAAGTGAGTGTCAGTCTAAAGGAATAGGAAAGGAGTTATTATGTTATGCAAAAGAAAAGAAAGAAAATCTTTCTCTAAGTGTATATATAAAAAACTCACGTACAATAAATTTTTATAAGAGGGAAAACTTTAAAGTAATATCTGAAAATCTCGATGAAAATACAGATGAAAAAGAGTTCTATATGACATGGGAAAGTAAATAAAAGCAATTAAAAAGTAGAGGGCAACCATCACAAATCCCTCTACTTCCGCTCTTTAAATATTTAAATCTTTTTCACGTTTGAATAACTTTAAAACTTGTAAAACCTTTTTCTTTTAAAAACATCTTAAAAATAAAATACTTTACTGACTTTAAATCTATTACCTCAATATAATAGTTAGAAAAAACAACTTCACAATTTGTTAAAACCTTAATATTAAAACATTTTTGAAACTGTGTGATGGCTATTTTTTACTACTTTAACGATTTGAAAAAACTACTAAATCCTTTTCTACATCTCTAACTATTATTATATATTTTTGACGTTTTTTGTAGAAAAAAAGTTTTATTTTTTTACTCAATTTTAAATCCTTGGTTTTTAGATATATTTTCAGTAAATATTTTTACTCCATCTATATAGTCATGAGTCCCTAAAGTAGGTTGTAGCGAAGGATTCAAAGGATAAGTTTTTCCATCAAATTTCATAATAGCAGTAGCTGGTGTCGCTCCACCACCAGATACAGTCATAATAATATCTTTCCAATTTTTTGTTCTGTGATTATTTATTATAATTGGAGTCTGAACTAGCGTAAATCTAGAGATTTCTTTATAATCACTATTTAGGATTAGGGCTGATCCACCCCCAGATCCACTTAGCATTGGACCATAGGCGTAGACAAAATATTCAGGAATAGAATCACTATTTAAATCTATTTTTACATAAGAGTAGTAAACAGGATCAATTCCTCTTTGCAAGTTATAAGCTTTTAAAATTGCATTTTCAACACCAACATTTCTTATAGTTTCAGAATTTTTAATAGCCATAGATGGACTGTAGTTTTGATTTTTATTTATCTCAACAGCTTTTGAAGTGCTTTCTAAATTACTATTAGAACAAGAGGCTAAAGTTAAAATTAAAGAACCTAAAATTAAAAAACGATTTAACAATTTCATAAAAACCTCCTTTATATAAATATTTAACGAATTTTTCAAAATGGTTTTGTACTTTCCTTTAAATGCTCTAACTATTTAAGTTTTATTTTTCCTCAGCTAAATTTTCTAAAACATTTTTGTGCTTCCCTTGATTTAAAAAATTCTTTTCGTAATCTTTTAAAGAGTCAATAGCATCTTTTGAAATTGGAAGAATACATCCAATGTTAATGATTGCCATTAGTCCTAATCCTAAATCTGCTAGTGTCCAAACTGTTTGATTTTCCTGAATTCCTCCTTGGAATACCATAACAATTATAAGGATTTTATAACCGATATTTAAAATAGAGTTTTTGCTGATAAAACTTAAAGCGTTTCTTCCGAAAAATGTCACTCCAAGTATTGTACTAAAAGAGAAAAGGAATATTGTTATCGATGTAAATGGAATTCCAATCCAACCTATGTGACTTTTTAGTGATTCTTGGAATAATACCATACCAGTTAAATCTCCTTGGTCTCCAGCTAAAAGTACAACTAATGCTGTTGCAGTACAAATTACAATTGTATCTACGAAAACTCCAAATGCTTGAACTAAACCTTGCTTTGCAGGATGTTTAACATCAGCTATTGCAGCAGCATAGTTTGAATTTCCAGTTCCAGCCTCATTAGAGAATAAACCTCTTTTAACTCCCTGCATAATTATTCCACCAAGAGCTCCACCTATAATTTGCTCTCCACCAAAAGCTTGATAGAAAATATTTTTTATTACAAGAGGTACTAAAGTTGCATTTTTTAATATAACTATAAGTACAACTCCTATATACAGTAAAGCCATAAAAGGAACTATCTTATTTAAAACATTTATTATTTTATTACGTTTTCCAAATATAGTTAAAGCAACTGCTACAGCAAGGAAT is a genomic window of Cetobacterium somerae ATCC BAA-474 containing:
- a CDS encoding prephenate dehydratase, producing MIEKIKVGYQGVEGAFSQEAMIHYFGEGIGAQNYKTFEDVFIAVKNGEVECGVLPIENSTTGSINLVYDLLEKYNLFIVGEVCIRIIQNLIGNKDARLEDIKEIYSHPQGFEQSKKFIDSLGEIKHINYHNTALSVKYVKDSNSLEKGAIGSKRACEINDLKILKENINDNLDNKTRFIIVESCIKNSLANNKITVGVKLKHEVGSLYKILGEFYKRGINLTKIESRPVGDGTFSYNFYIDLEGNLSDSNLKEALSQIRLGVEKLKIYGTYKKCEIR
- a CDS encoding OmpW family outer membrane protein, with the protein product MKKLFLLSLIALGTTAYAKEVAQPVEVVEEIIITEEVIIAPVEEVVVATTKNNLYIRTGLDVWSQYDSHSIYHEKNGIKVSNGDTKKMGYEFAIENTRNITDNFELGLGVAYQNHAGLKSENRNGVNYEIGKYDSAPLYVVGKYNFTTFENGITPYVKANVGYSFNFNSKDGEIAGVNYSTKIDDGFYYGVGTGMEYNNFTVDIMYQANQAKVKGTVDGATDSHKKSLDYSRVTLGFGYKFSY
- a CDS encoding Crp/Fnr family transcriptional regulator; its protein translation is MKNEITYYLKKYDLEKYMKPELLDKFFIKRFLKGEMIFSVKEESQSLYFFVEGKIKIYSAFYGDKEVIIEFCKPLQILGEVEYIQNKDINVNVEALTPCIVIGILREDFKKMISGNDRLYELLLRTVTSKLTSTMTHILSYHQKPLDERILNYLKELSQNNKVEKIKYIEMAGFLKVSDRHLRKVLKELDDAKVISKVGKTIHILKWPDNI
- a CDS encoding MATE family efflux transporter; the protein is MLEVLEKEKISKLIIQYSLPALVAMGVNILYNLADRFFIGYYVGRLGIAGVSLTMPISTLNLATGLLFGIGSGVLMSISLGKKDLKRGESILGNGLCLLFLVGILQSIGLFLFTDKVIVALGGTGDLYSYTMDYLKPLSLGVFLQVMYIGTNEMIIGSGAPKKAMLIGLVGCLTNIILDPIFINVFNLGMKGAALATVIGNFMAVTFQLIYLSRYSEHLKLKLKELYLKWDRVKELSTIGTPAFLVQFFTAIVVVLTNIILKRLGGDLYIAAFGILSSLYLIVFLPIVAIYQGTQPILGYNYGRENTSRVEKICRKSLIYSTVIATLGFLVIALANDSIMNIFVKADEQLKAVAIDSSKIYFSMIFFLGINVIGAGYFQAIGKFKTSLILNISKQVILTIPLIFILSWKFGIKGLWLATALTEVLMAFITLIYLKKENIKIVI
- a CDS encoding class I SAM-dependent methyltransferase; this encodes MSLKTEYENQQQYRKWSLIVNKLPIKSDYVVAELGCGTGAFAEILSKKVKEVIAIDLNQNLLEILENKKIDNITILQKDISDLSYIPKEIDGIFSSFAIAYFPNKMEQILKNWFDKLKNDGWIAIIEIDDLLRGHTPLSKETLNKLAVFEDEAKNDGIYDFRAGRKISPILKNLGMEILLDEDLEDSELTSSGIISDEICIMWENRLNRLSFDKFFQKDEIEAIKSDFLSLLKSTKHINQTKVKFIIAKKS
- a CDS encoding GNAT family N-acetyltransferase — protein: MIRRLEKKDIDVVIQIWFEENKRAHDFIPESYWLGKFDEVKDILPQAEVYVYEIDNKIKGFIGLMDNYIAGIFIASECQSKGIGKELLCYAKEKKENLSLSVYIKNSRTINFYKRENFKVISENLDENTDEKEFYMTWESK
- a CDS encoding alanine/glycine:cation symporter family protein, giving the protein MNFITKLIDFINGIIWSNNILVALLIGTAIYFTLKTNFMQFRLFKHMLKSVWNKEDEGKGVSSFESFCLGTACRIGAGNIAGVVAAISVGGPGSIFWMWLVALLGCSTSFIESTLSVIYRKKDPNGEFEGGTPWILEKKLNKRWIGVFYAIASIICYIGAIQVMSNSVTESFESAFHINKFALAGFLAVAVALTIFGKRNKIINVLNKIVPFMALLYIGVVLIVILKNATLVPLVIKNIFYQAFGGEQIIGGALGGIIMQGVKRGLFSNEAGTGNSNYAAAIADVKHPAKQGLVQAFGVFVDTIVICTATALVVLLAGDQGDLTGMVLFQESLKSHIGWIGIPFTSITIFLFSFSTILGVTFFGRNALSFISKNSILNIGYKILIIVMVFQGGIQENQTVWTLADLGLGLMAIINIGCILPISKDAIDSLKDYEKNFLNQGKHKNVLENLAEEK